TGGTAGCCGAGAGATTTTTGTCTAAGATGTCCCAGTACTCGAAGGAGCCTGGAATCCGTAGATAAGGTAGGAAGGTATCAGCAAAGAAGGTCTCATAGTAGGCCTTCAGGTAGTCCTTTACGTCAGCCTCGGACCAACCAGCGTCAAGGTAGTCACCGAGTCCAGCTTCTCCCTGTGGCTCCAAAAACTGGTAAGTGAAGCCCGGATCTACTCCAGTCCAACCATTTTGAGCCAACCAGATCGAGGCTGGCTTGATGGCCATCAGGGATAGGAGTGAGTAGGTGGCTTCTGGGTTGGCGGAGTAATTGGAAATCACACCATGCCATGATCCACCAGTCGTGTTTCCTACCTTCACAGGATTGGTAGTCTTCACAAACTTCTTGTTCTTGTGATCGTAATAGGTGTCTGATGAGGGTAGGATAGAGGAAGCACACACCCCTTGGATCTTTGAACGGGAAGTGTCCTGACAGAGTGAGCCAACATCCCCCCAGCTGAAGACAAAGACAGACTTGCCTCGAAGGAAGTAGTCCCAGGCTTCACCCAAGCTCCAGCCAACTTGTGCGGAAGGCCCGGTCTTGTGCAACTCCTGGAGAAACTCAAGGGCTGCGACGTGTCCAGGGCTATTGATCAGTGGCTTCATGTTAGTGGGGTCGAACCAATAGACGTTGTGATGCTGATCCAACTCGGGCCCAGGTGTAATAGCAAAGGAGGCTGACAGCGACTGGAAGTGATAATGTCCCTGCTCTCCAACCTTTAGGTGAAGAACGGTTCCTGCATCAGGATCAGGGTCGTTACTGTCCCAGTTCTTGCCATTGAAGAATTTACTGATGTCGAGCATCTGCTGCCAGGTCTTTGGCGGAACAGGCATGCTGTAGCCATATTCTTTCTTGAACTGAGCTCTCCACTCTGGATTGGCCAGCGCATCTCTGCGGTAGTACAGAACTTGACCATCTCCGTCGTTGAGTACTCCGTAACCCTCACCTTCCCAAGTATGCAGCGTTTTCAACGACTGAGGCATTGAATCATAGGTCCACTGCGGATACTCTCCAGTGGTCATAAAGTCATCAATAGGGAACGCGTAGCCGTTGGGAACGATGTCCCCATACCAGAAGGCTCCGACCATAAAGGCATCGTACTGGCCGGTACCGTTGCGGAGATCCAACATCATCTTGGTATAGTGCTCTCCGAATGGCAGTTCTACGATTTCCAACTTACCACCAGTCAACTCCTCCCAAATTGGACGAAAACTATACAGTGGCCCTGAAATCCCACCCTTCGGACCACCAGAGTTGACGGTTACCGAAATATTTACTCCATCAAATGGCTTCTGGTCTGGGCCAAACAAGGATCCTAGTTCCTCTCGTGTTGTTGAAATAGTTGTCCCATCTTCCATGACCAGATCAACCTTACCATCGTCATGCCACTTCACGTGATGATCTGCTGCGGTCACGATTCCACACGTTAAGCATGCGGAAACAAAGAGACCCAGCGATTTGAATAGCTTCATAGCGCTCCTTTGAATAAGGGGAAGAAACACTATTCCAACAGGTTTGCTGGATAGTTGGGGGACAATAATGTTCTTTACTTTAAATTGGCAAGATTTTTTTGACTGACGATATAAAACAAGCTTGACATATTCTTATTTCAGACTCTTTTTTAGTTGATTTTATAATCACTATTTTTCAATTAATTTAGGAAAAATTAACTTATATTTTTCTAGTTTATTTTCTCAAAAATTAAGTAAAATCTTTTAAGAAAATAGTTCTTCATTTGAAGAGTTAACTTTCATGATTTTGATTCATTTTTGGAGATTTATGAGTTTTGAAAAACGCTTGCAGGAACTGGGATTGGAAATACCAGCTCTGCCACAGCCTGTGGCCAACTATGTCCCTGGATTGGAAGCCCAAGGATTGCTATATATCTCGGGTCAGGGACCACGCAACTCTGAAGGTCAGTTCATTCAGGGAATTGTGGGGCAGACTCTCACGGTGGAAGAAGCCTATCAACTCGCTCGGCAGACTGGACTCTTTTTACTCTCCGTTGCCAAGCATCAGCTCGGATCGCTAGACCGGATTGAGCGTATCGTCAAGCTGGTGGCTTTTGTGCGCTGTGGCACAGATTTCATGCAGCAACCACAGGTGGCCAACGGGGTATCGGACTTGTTGGGGGAAGTATTCGGAGAGCGAGGTAAGCATGCTCGCTCAGCCGTAGGGGTGGCAGCACTTCCCGGAGGAATGTGCTTTGAAGCAGAATTGATTTTACAGGTATGCTCAGACTGATTGTCTGGTACCGACCTCTCGGCTAGGAGTGAATGGGATAAGCGACGTAAGCGAAACGCTGACTATCTGGAGCCCAGGAATTGACATTGATCGTTCCCTGACCACCTCAACACGATACTAAAATTCGATTCTCTCCACCGTCTGGGTTCATAATCAGCAACGCAACAGCCCGATCAGGTGGGTGCCCTTTTGTGCCAGGAGGATAGCTTAGGTAAGCGATTTGCTGCCCATCCGGACTACAATGTGGGAAACAGTTGACCTGCTCATCGTAGGTCAGTTGTTGTACGTCAGAGCCATCTGGTCTCATTCGATACAGTTGGGCGTGCCTTGGTTCTCGGTTTGCTGCTTCCGAATTGAAATAGATCCACTGACCATCCACTGAAAATTCAGGCCCATCCACAGGAACACTACCGCCGGTCAGAGAACGATCTGATCCTCCCTAGGCTGGGATCATATAGATGTGTGATTGCTTCTCGCCACCATCGGGATGCTCTACACCTACGTAGGTCAGTGTTGTCCCATCTGGTGAGATCCCGCGCAGGTAGTAACAAAAAATCCGAGTGGCTTCATGCTGATTAGATACACGTTCTGGCCGTCCTCCCTCAATTGCTACTCGATAGAGATGCCCATCCCGTGAACTGAGGTAAATCTGCTTGCCATCTGGAGATAGCGCATGGTCATTGTTTAGATCTTCCAAGGGAGCGGTGTTGATTCGCTCCGGTCCTCGTTGTCCATCCGGTGAAATTCAAAAAATCCTGCCATCTGCATTGAGTATCAGCCAGTTGCCATCTGAGGTCCAGTTGGATGTTTCAATCAACTCTGCCGTTTCATAGATCATGGTGGTTGCCCCACTCTCACAGTCCACGATGCTAAGTTCTGCCAGTTGTCCATATTGTAGTCTGCGACGCTGAGGCCATGGACGTTGTGTTGTCATAAAGACTGCTTGGCTGAGAGTGTTGGTGTTCTGAATCAAAGGACTAAGTAGCTGGTGGACGTCCTGTGCTTTCACGCACTATCAATTTACCTTCCAGTAGTTGATTCGGAATGGATGCTTCCACGTTATGGATGCGCTCCAGTAGCATACGGACAGCAGTGGTCCCCAACTCGCGGTGGGGCTGATGTACCGTAGTGAGAGCTGGGCAATAGTGGTCAGCTAAGGGAATGTCATCGAAACCAATGACAGACACGTCTTCTGGAACACGGATTTCTTTGCGACGCAGCGCAGCAATGAACCCAAAGGCAGCCTCATCACAGGAGCAAAAGACAGCGGTGGGACGGTCGGTTAAGCATAGCCATTCTTCAGCAGCTTCTCTGCCAGCTTCTACATTGTAGTGCTTGTTACAAATCCATGTGGGAGAGAGTCCAGTCTGCTGTAGTTCACTCAAGAATCCTTCCAGACGATCCCTGCCTGAAGACAAGGTAGTGGTGCCGGTCACGTGCCCAATCTTGCGATGTCCTAACTCTAGTAGATGACGAACAATTGCTCGTGAGGCGCTTAGGTTGTCAACGGTAGTCACGGGTACAGGGAGATCTTCCAGGTGCTCATTGACTCCAACGATTGGGATGGGATGGTTGCTGATCAAGTCTCCCAGTTCCTGGTTGTGTCCCCCAAAAGTTAGGATCCCATCCGCGAGGCTTTGCTGAATGCTTGCGTAGAGCCGACGTCCCCTTTCTGGATTTTCCTGAGTGTTGGAGACCAATACGTTGTAGCCTGCTTCGGAAGCTTCTGCCTCCACTCCCATCAGAATTTGAGAGAAAAATCGACTTGGGGCATCCGAGATCATGACCAGCAAGGCATCTGATCTGCGCAGGCGTAGATTCCGTCCAGCGGTGTTGGTCTCATAGCCAATTTGCTGGATTGCTTGTTGAATCCGCTCCAGGGTCTTGGCATTGACAATCGCTGGTTGATTGATCGCTCGACTCACCGTTGCTGGTGATACTCCTGCTAGCTGGGCAACATCAGTTAACTTTGGATTGCTCATGGGGTGTTTCCTTAGATTAAGCGGAGTTTAGCCAAAAATTCCACTACATCTTGTTGTGTTCGAAATAATTGTTCGTCACTAAATATCTTGACAAAAATCCTATTGCAAGGCTGTTTATGAAAACGTTTTCAAAATCTTTCGTATGAGATTGCTAAAAAAAGCCTCTACGGAAAATCTCCTGGAAACGAGGTCTATTGCCGCCTTGCTGTCGTGGCAGGGATATCTTTCCTTCGGACTCAAGAACGCGCGAATGCCTTCTGATGAAATCACCAGACGGGTAACAAGAGCTGCTGAGATTTTACAGATTGAGCCGCTGCTAAAACGCAAACCTTCCCAGCTGTCTGGAGGTCAGCGACAACGCGTGGCGATTGGTCGGGCGCTGGTGCGTGATGTGGATGTTTTCCTTTTCGATGAACCCCTCTCTAATCTGCATGCTCAGTTACACTCTGAGTTACGTGTTGAGATCAAGCGCCTACATGCCCGCCTGAAAAACATGATGATCTACGTCACTCATGATCAGATCAAAGCACTGACCCTCGCGGATCGGATTGCTGTGATGAAAGGTGGGGTCATTCAACAACTGCCGGCTCCCCAACTGATCTACAACAAGCCCTCTAATTTGTATGTTGCGGGATTCATTGGTTCACCTGCGATGAACTTCCTACCCGGACAGCTTGTTGTCAGCGGAGAGGAGGCATCCTTCACAACCAAGGATGGAGCGTCCATTTCCCTCCAAGGCTATGAAGCCAGCACCTCTCTCAGCCAGGGAGGAGAGGCTATTCTTGGGGTACGTCCAGAGCATATCCAGATACACACAGAACCGATCCCCAGTGTGACGATTCCCGCAGCCATCGAGATTGATGAGCCAATGGGAGCCGATAGCCTGCTGTGGCTTAAATTGGAGCAACAATCCCTCTCCGTAAGAATTGATGCTGATCTGAATTGCCAGGAAGGCACGATCTACCACCTAGAATTCAATATCCCCAAGTCTTCAATCTTCCGTAAGAATACCGAGGTGCGGATCTAGTTTTTCAGTGCTATGATTCGTTTTTGCTGAGTTAGATTCAGCCAACTCACTACTTTTTTCATGGAAACTCTATGACTGACTGGTCTTTTCAACTCTATAGTGCTCGGAATCATCCACCGCTGAGCAACACGCTCCAACTATTGGCAGAACTGGGTTATACCCAGGTGGAAGGATTCGGCGGACTTTATGATCAAGCAGCTGCGCTACGACAGGATCTGGATCACCATGGATTGACGATGCCCACCGGACACTTTGGCTTAGCCATGCTGGAAGACCCAGATCAAGCCCTACCAATCATTGAGACTCTGGGAGTAAAAACAGTCATCTGTCCCCACTTGGCTGCAGAACAACGTCCTTCAGATGTGGCTGGTTGGAAGCAGATGGTGGAAACACTCAACAAAGTCGGCAAGCCGTATCAGGAGGCTGGGTTGGGCTTTGGCTGGCACAACCACGACTTTGAATTCATAGCTTTGGAAAATGGGAAGACACCAATGGAGATCCTCTTGGAAAACTCAGAATTGGGCTGGGAAATGGACCTGGCCTGGGTTGTCCGAGGTAAGGCAGATCCTGCAGAGTGGATCCAACGCTTTGGTGGCCGTCTCTGTGCAGTTCACGTCAAGGACATCGCTCCGGCTGGAGAGAATGCAGATGAAGACGGCTGGGCAGATGTAGGACACGGTGTGATTGACTGGCCAAGCCTCTACAGTCAACTGCAACAGACGCCGGCTACCTGGTACGTGATGGAGCACGACAAGCCGAATGATGTGGCCCGCTTTGCCCGTCGTTCTCTGGCAACTGTTCAATCCTTTGCGGGGTGAATCATGGCTGGAACTCTCGGTGTTGGTGTGATTGGTTGTGGAAATATCTCTTCAGCATATTTCCGACTATCCAAGCTGTTTCAAGCGATTGAAGTCAAAGCCTGCGCAGATCTCAATATGGAGATTGCCCAAGCTCAGGCAAAAGAATTCGGATTGGAAGCCATGAGCGTAGAAGCCCTGTTTTCTCATTCAGAGGTGGATATCATCGTCAATCTGACGGTCCCGAATGCACATTTTGAGGTCTCCAAGGCGATCCTGGAAGCTGGCAAGCACGTCTACTCGGAAAAGCCGCTGACGCTTTCACTGGAAGATGGGCTGGCCTTGCGGGACCTGGCCCACCAGAAAGGACTGCGGGTGGCCTGCACTCCTGATACCTTCCTGGGAGGAACTCATCAGCAAGCTCGAGCGTTGATTGACTCTGGTGTACTCGGCAAGATTGTCGGAGGGACCTGTCATGTGCTCAGCCACGGCATGGAGCACTGGCATCCAAATCCAGATTTCTTTTTCCAGCCCGGTGGTGGACCAGTACTGGACCTCGGACCGTACTACATCGGCAACCTGATTCACCTGCTGGGGCCAGTGTGCTACGTGACGGCCATGTCAAGCATTCCACAAAAGGAACGCATGATCACCAGTCAACCACGCTATGGAGAGAAGATTCCAGTTACTACCCCGACTACGATTCATGCGGTGTTGGAATTTGCCAATGGTGCGTTGATCACACTGGGTGCGAGTTGGGATATCTGGAAGCACGGACACCGCAACATGGAACTCTATGGCACAGAAGGTTCTCTAGTTGTGCCGGATCCAAACTTCTTTGGTGGGGATTTGCTGCGTAGTGAGCGAGATGGTGAGTTTGAGAAATTAGCCGTAGCAGATCATCCGTTTGGGGTGCCCAATCAGGAGAATCCACGAGGTGCAGTAGCCAACTACCGGGCCAGTGGCTTGGCAGATCTGGCGGTTGCCATTCAGACGGACCGGGATGCTCGATGCTCCATTGAACGTCCACTCCATGGGGTAGAAGTGATGACTGCTATTCTGAAGTCTGCTGAGATCCGACAGACTCTGGAACTACAAACCACTTGTACTCAGCCAGAGCTGCTGACAGCCGAAGAAGCACAGTCACTCTTGAGCTGACTAAGCTTCTCAGAAGTTTTCGCGGAAGCTTCTCAGGTCCAGTTCGTGAGTCCAGGCACTGCGTGGTTGCTGGTGTAGGAAAAGGTAGGCGCTGGCGATATCGTCCAGTTGCAGCATCCCTTCTTCGTCAAGTTGCTCGACCAGAGCTGGGGCTCGGTTACGAATTCGATCCCCATTGATTATGCCGTCGATCACGACATGGGCGACATGAATTCCCTGGGGCTGGAATTCTCTGGCCAGGCTTTGAGACATCGTGCGTAGCCCCGCCTTGGCTGCTGTGAAAGGAGCGAATCGGGGTTTGCCTCGCAGAGAGGCACTGGCTCCAGTGAAGATCAAGGTTCCTTGGCTACGGGGAACCATCCTGCGGAGAACTTCCCGGGCAAAGAGGAATCCTCCCAACGTCCCTACTCGCCAAGCTTGCTCAAACAGGCTCGCTTC
This genomic window from SAR324 cluster bacterium contains:
- a CDS encoding extracellular solute-binding protein; the encoded protein is MKLFKSLGLFVSACLTCGIVTAADHHVKWHDDGKVDLVMEDGTTISTTREELGSLFGPDQKPFDGVNISVTVNSGGPKGGISGPLYSFRPIWEELTGGKLEIVELPFGEHYTKMMLDLRNGTGQYDAFMVGAFWYGDIVPNGYAFPIDDFMTTGEYPQWTYDSMPQSLKTLHTWEGEGYGVLNDGDGQVLYYRRDALANPEWRAQFKKEYGYSMPVPPKTWQQMLDISKFFNGKNWDSNDPDPDAGTVLHLKVGEQGHYHFQSLSASFAITPGPELDQHHNVYWFDPTNMKPLINSPGHVAALEFLQELHKTGPSAQVGWSLGEAWDYFLRGKSVFVFSWGDVGSLCQDTSRSKIQGVCASSILPSSDTYYDHKNKKFVKTTNPVKVGNTTGGSWHGVISNYSANPEATYSLLSLMAIKPASIWLAQNGWTGVDPGFTYQFLEPQGEAGLGDYLDAGWSEADVKDYLKAYYETFFADTFLPYLRIPGSFEYWDILDKNLSATMSGEISAQQALDSTAKTWEQITDRLGRDQQLGYYQSAIGYK
- a CDS encoding RidA family protein; this encodes MSFEKRLQELGLEIPALPQPVANYVPGLEAQGLLYISGQGPRNSEGQFIQGIVGQTLTVEEAYQLARQTGLFLLSVAKHQLGSLDRIERIVKLVAFVRCGTDFMQQPQVANGVSDLLGEVFGERGKHARSAVGVAALPGGMCFEAELILQVCSD
- a CDS encoding LacI family DNA-binding transcriptional regulator; protein product: MSNPKLTDVAQLAGVSPATVSRAINQPAIVNAKTLERIQQAIQQIGYETNTAGRNLRLRRSDALLVMISDAPSRFFSQILMGVEAEASEAGYNVLVSNTQENPERGRRLYASIQQSLADGILTFGGHNQELGDLISNHPIPIVGVNEHLEDLPVPVTTVDNLSASRAIVRHLLELGHRKIGHVTGTTTLSSGRDRLEGFLSELQQTGLSPTWICNKHYNVEAGREAAEEWLCLTDRPTAVFCSCDEAAFGFIAALRRKEIRVPEDVSVIGFDDIPLADHYCPALTTVHQPHRELGTTAVRMLLERIHNVEASIPNQLLEGKLIVRESTGRPPAT
- a CDS encoding ATP-binding cassette domain-containing protein, giving the protein MRLLKKASTENLLETRSIAALLSWQGYLSFGLKNARMPSDEITRRVTRAAEILQIEPLLKRKPSQLSGGQRQRVAIGRALVRDVDVFLFDEPLSNLHAQLHSELRVEIKRLHARLKNMMIYVTHDQIKALTLADRIAVMKGGVIQQLPAPQLIYNKPSNLYVAGFIGSPAMNFLPGQLVVSGEEASFTTKDGASISLQGYEASTSLSQGGEAILGVRPEHIQIHTEPIPSVTIPAAIEIDEPMGADSLLWLKLEQQSLSVRIDADLNCQEGTIYHLEFNIPKSSIFRKNTEVRI
- a CDS encoding sugar phosphate isomerase/epimerase yields the protein MTDWSFQLYSARNHPPLSNTLQLLAELGYTQVEGFGGLYDQAAALRQDLDHHGLTMPTGHFGLAMLEDPDQALPIIETLGVKTVICPHLAAEQRPSDVAGWKQMVETLNKVGKPYQEAGLGFGWHNHDFEFIALENGKTPMEILLENSELGWEMDLAWVVRGKADPAEWIQRFGGRLCAVHVKDIAPAGENADEDGWADVGHGVIDWPSLYSQLQQTPATWYVMEHDKPNDVARFARRSLATVQSFAG
- a CDS encoding Gfo/Idh/MocA family oxidoreductase translates to MAGTLGVGVIGCGNISSAYFRLSKLFQAIEVKACADLNMEIAQAQAKEFGLEAMSVEALFSHSEVDIIVNLTVPNAHFEVSKAILEAGKHVYSEKPLTLSLEDGLALRDLAHQKGLRVACTPDTFLGGTHQQARALIDSGVLGKIVGGTCHVLSHGMEHWHPNPDFFFQPGGGPVLDLGPYYIGNLIHLLGPVCYVTAMSSIPQKERMITSQPRYGEKIPVTTPTTIHAVLEFANGALITLGASWDIWKHGHRNMELYGTEGSLVVPDPNFFGGDLLRSERDGEFEKLAVADHPFGVPNQENPRGAVANYRASGLADLAVAIQTDRDARCSIERPLHGVEVMTAILKSAEIRQTLELQTTCTQPELLTAEEAQSLLS
- a CDS encoding SDR family NAD(P)-dependent oxidoreductase, whose product is MPTAIIIGVGPSAGLGATLCRHAAQTGLHVFAGGRTSTQLEQTQREIEATGGSCTPVVTDVTAEEQVRALIEQAEQAGQIQLAIYNAGNNYSGNFLEMEASLFEQAWRVGTLGGFLFAREVLRRMVPRSQGTLIFTGASASLRGKPRFAPFTAAKAGLRTMSQSLAREFQPQGIHVAHVVIDGIINGDRIRNRAPALVEQLDEEGMLQLDDIASAYLFLHQQPRSAWTHELDLRSFRENF